A part of Paenibacillus donghaensis genomic DNA contains:
- a CDS encoding PTS transporter subunit EIIC, protein MPQGNIRPEQDGQPAKEIRGSARELAVRLIGLSGGADNVSEAVHCTTRLRLRLRDSSRVDEAGLSGMQEVHGVFFRAEQLQIILGSASVFKVHRQVVRILQDGGPEVQKQRPSMPVAGTDGSSSKAKGLVNQGVLRKFIDAVSFFSDIVVPMIPLFVGVGLLLCLLSMMEAFGWAPPGSVWFRTLSLLTASAFQILAVMFGYHTAKRFGGTPPLGAAIGILMTRPDLLRVTGFGGVPLSSADLMVTPQSGYQGAVIPTILAVLLMTLIEKGLRRIIPSSVAVMLIPFLSLAVGGSIAILVIGPLTSELSSSLSSLLEAVFTYGSTVFGLLLGGIYSSIVMSGLHHGIQAVEIGLITNPDIGVNFLLPIWSMANIAQGAAGLAVYARTRDKALKKIALPASITAFFGITEPVTFGVNLKLGRPFLGAAAGGAAGGAYVAFHQVVADSFGLTGIPMIAFIVELGPMNLIHYMIGFLLAAVTAFMTTWILGVDKPPS, encoded by the coding sequence ATGCCGCAAGGGAATATCCGCCCGGAACAGGATGGACAACCCGCGAAAGAGATCCGCGGCTCGGCCAGGGAATTGGCTGTACGTCTGATTGGGTTGTCCGGAGGAGCCGATAATGTGTCGGAAGCCGTTCACTGCACAACCCGGCTTCGCCTTAGACTGCGGGACAGCTCCCGAGTGGATGAAGCTGGCCTTTCCGGCATGCAGGAGGTTCACGGCGTCTTCTTTCGAGCCGAACAGCTGCAGATTATATTGGGATCGGCCAGCGTCTTCAAGGTACACCGGCAGGTTGTCCGCATTCTTCAAGACGGCGGGCCTGAAGTACAGAAACAGAGACCATCGATGCCGGTGGCCGGCACCGATGGTTCATCGTCCAAGGCGAAAGGCCTGGTAAACCAGGGCGTGCTAAGAAAGTTTATCGATGCGGTCAGCTTTTTTTCCGATATCGTCGTGCCCATGATTCCGCTCTTTGTCGGGGTCGGCCTGTTGCTGTGCCTGCTCAGCATGATGGAGGCCTTCGGCTGGGCGCCGCCGGGCAGTGTCTGGTTTCGAACCTTGTCCTTGTTGACCGCATCGGCGTTTCAGATTCTGGCCGTGATGTTCGGTTATCACACAGCCAAGCGGTTCGGGGGCACTCCTCCGCTCGGTGCCGCAATCGGCATTCTCATGACCCGTCCTGATCTTCTACGGGTCACTGGCTTCGGCGGAGTACCCTTAAGCTCCGCAGATTTAATGGTCACGCCGCAGTCTGGGTATCAGGGAGCCGTAATTCCAACCATTCTTGCGGTATTGCTGATGACTTTAATTGAGAAGGGGCTGCGCCGGATCATTCCGTCTTCCGTTGCTGTTATGCTGATTCCCTTTCTAAGCCTTGCCGTTGGGGGCAGCATTGCCATTCTGGTCATAGGACCGCTCACCTCTGAACTGAGCAGCTCACTCAGCAGCTTGCTGGAAGCGGTGTTCACATACGGCAGTACGGTTTTCGGGCTGCTGCTCGGGGGAATCTACAGCTCTATCGTCATGAGTGGGCTGCATCACGGCATACAGGCCGTTGAAATTGGACTGATTACCAATCCGGACATCGGCGTTAATTTCCTGCTCCCCATCTGGTCCATGGCAAATATCGCACAGGGTGCGGCCGGACTGGCTGTGTATGCCCGAACCCGGGACAAGGCTCTGAAAAAAATAGCGCTGCCCGCTTCGATCACCGCCTTTTTTGGCATCACCGAACCGGTCACCTTTGGCGTCAACCTGAAGCTTGGCCGTCCCTTCTTGGGCGCTGCGGCGGGAGGAGCCGCCGGAGGGGCTTATGTAGCCTTTCACCAAGTGGTAGCGGATTCGTTCGGTTTGACCGGGATTCCGATGATTGCCTTTATCGTCGAGCTCGGACCGATGAATCTTATTCATTATATGATCGGTTTTCTGCTTGCAGCAGTTACAGCCTTTATGACTACATGGATTCTGGGTGTGGACAAACCGCCTTCTTAA
- a CDS encoding PRD domain-containing protein yields MKIKKILNNNAVVVNDHEEEKIVMGSGIAFQKRKNDIIDPSLIEKVFIMGDPDQYGHLQEMLRTLPEEEIAVSEQIISYAERELDVAFNEHIHIALTDHLSFALERIAKGTLIQNTLLDEIRILYPREFQIGQHAKSIIRETLQVDIPEDEVGYIAMHIHTAWKNAGAHGTDGEMAAMIRDIAEGVEQAAGIMLKRGSANYERLVTQLENILQSDETGKLLNELNPEIVRIAKERYARAYLQAKEVGDQVEEDYGYTFIDSQLVFIAMEIGRICTRSMEGNIL; encoded by the coding sequence ATGAAAATCAAAAAAATTCTGAACAACAACGCGGTTGTGGTAAACGACCACGAAGAGGAAAAGATTGTCATGGGTTCCGGTATTGCTTTTCAGAAAAGGAAAAACGATATTATAGATCCGTCCCTTATCGAGAAAGTGTTCATTATGGGCGACCCGGATCAATATGGCCATTTGCAGGAAATGCTGCGGACATTGCCCGAGGAGGAGATTGCGGTGTCCGAGCAGATTATTTCGTATGCAGAACGCGAACTGGACGTAGCGTTTAATGAACATATTCATATTGCGCTGACGGATCATCTCTCATTCGCTTTGGAGCGGATCGCTAAGGGAACGTTGATCCAGAACACGCTGCTGGATGAAATCCGCATTTTATACCCGAGAGAGTTCCAGATCGGCCAACACGCCAAAAGCATAATCCGCGAAACGTTGCAGGTCGATATTCCCGAGGACGAGGTAGGATACATCGCCATGCATATCCATACCGCCTGGAAAAACGCCGGAGCTCACGGAACAGATGGCGAAATGGCGGCAATGATCCGTGATATTGCCGAAGGAGTGGAACAGGCCGCCGGCATTATGCTCAAACGGGGCTCCGCCAACTACGAGCGTCTGGTGACCCAGCTTGAAAATATCCTGCAATCCGATGAAACCGGTAAGCTTCTCAATGAGCTGAACCCCGAAATTGTACGAATTGCCAAAGAGCGCTACGCCCGGGCTTACTTGCAGGCTAAGGAGGTCGGCGATCAGGTGGAAGAGGATTACGGGTATACTTTCATTGACAGTCAGCTGGTATTTATCGCCATGGAAATCGGCCGGATATGTACCCGGTCGATGGAAGGTAATATTTTGTAA
- a CDS encoding glycoside hydrolase family 68 protein has translation MTIKKIVRRAAAVTFTTALLAGGGASAFAQGNNSKDYKESYGFSHITRSDILKIPEQQKSEQFQVTPFNASTIKNIPSAKGVDQWGNAIDLDVWDSWPLQNADGTVAEYNGHHIVFALAGDPKKGWDTFIYMFYQKVGDTSIDSWKNAGRVFKDSDKYLSNDPILNNQAEEWSGSATLTKDGGVRLFYTNRQGWDPANGFFGKQTLTTAQVNVSKPDADTLKVDGVEDLKSIFDGDGKMYQTVDQAFGEGDYADNHTLRDPHYVEDNGRKYLVFESNTGSETGYQGEESLSNRTYYEGSKPFFEAEKNKLLFGPKKSLAALANGSLGIIELNDDYTLKTVMKPLIASNTVTDEIERANLFEMNGKWYLFTDSRGSKMTIDGIGANDVYMLGYVASSLTGPYKPLNGSGLVLHMALDPNDPIWTYSHFAVPQAKGNNVVITSYMTNRGLYADQHSTFAPSFLLNIKGSKTSVVKDSVLEQGQLTVN, from the coding sequence ATGACTATCAAAAAGATTGTTAGAAGAGCAGCAGCAGTAACCTTTACAACAGCATTGCTTGCAGGTGGCGGGGCTTCAGCTTTTGCCCAAGGGAATAACAGCAAGGATTACAAAGAAAGCTATGGCTTCTCCCACATTACCCGTTCTGACATCCTGAAAATACCGGAGCAACAAAAGAGCGAGCAGTTTCAAGTCACTCCGTTCAATGCTTCCACAATCAAGAATATCCCTTCTGCAAAAGGGGTTGACCAGTGGGGTAACGCAATCGATCTTGATGTTTGGGACAGCTGGCCGCTTCAAAACGCGGACGGAACAGTCGCCGAATATAATGGCCACCATATCGTGTTTGCGTTGGCGGGAGATCCTAAAAAAGGATGGGACACATTCATATATATGTTCTATCAAAAAGTGGGCGACACATCGATTGACAGCTGGAAAAATGCCGGCAGAGTCTTTAAGGATAGTGATAAATACCTTTCAAACGATCCGATTCTCAACAATCAAGCCGAAGAATGGTCCGGTTCCGCAACCTTGACGAAAGATGGCGGAGTCCGCTTGTTCTATACCAACCGCCAAGGCTGGGATCCGGCGAACGGATTTTTTGGCAAGCAAACCTTGACGACAGCTCAAGTTAATGTGTCCAAGCCGGATGCGGATACGCTGAAAGTGGATGGCGTGGAAGACCTCAAATCGATCTTTGACGGAGACGGCAAGATGTATCAAACTGTGGATCAAGCCTTCGGTGAAGGTGACTATGCCGATAACCATACGTTAAGAGATCCTCACTATGTTGAAGACAACGGTCGTAAATACCTAGTCTTCGAATCAAATACCGGATCGGAAACGGGTTACCAGGGAGAAGAATCGCTATCCAACAGAACTTACTATGAAGGAAGCAAACCCTTCTTCGAAGCTGAAAAAAATAAATTGTTGTTCGGTCCTAAGAAATCTCTGGCGGCATTAGCGAACGGCTCACTGGGTATTATTGAGTTGAATGATGATTACACGCTGAAAACAGTGATGAAGCCGTTGATTGCCTCCAATACCGTAACGGATGAAATCGAACGCGCAAACTTATTTGAAATGAATGGAAAATGGTATTTGTTCACGGATTCCAGAGGCTCCAAAATGACGATTGATGGAATCGGCGCCAATGATGTATACATGCTGGGTTATGTAGCGTCTTCATTGACCGGACCTTACAAACCGTTGAACGGCAGCGGACTTGTATTGCACATGGCTCTTGATCCTAATGATCCTATCTGGACATACTCCCACTTCGCGGTCCCTCAGGCGAAAGGAAATAATGTGGTCATCACCAGCTATATGACTAACAGAGGGTTATATGCCGACCAGCATTCCACTTTTGCGCCAAGTTTCCTGCTAAACATTAAAGGCTCGAAAACTTCAGTCGTCAAAGACAGTGTCCTCGAACAAGGGCAATTGACGGTTAACTAA
- a CDS encoding glycoside hydrolase family 32 protein: MFTIGLAAHYSGRDHNPKEVPASHPNLTYRANYHFTAPDKWKNDPQRPIYFDGAYHYYYLYNRDYPTGNGTEWRHATSVDLVHWTDEGVAIPKYTNPNGDPWSGSVIVDETGTAGFGKGALVAIVTQPSAGSGQQEQYLWYSTDRGQTFTAYSSRPVLPNPGTPDFRDPKIIWDDFSRKWIMTLAEGTKIGFYESPNLKDWHYTSGFVTENIGLVECPDLYRMRADDGTYKWVLGVSANGKSSGKPNTYAYWTGDFDGKAFHPDLQEPLWLDYGYDWYGAVTFEDGISRDQTSHRYALAWMNNWDYAHNTPTLREGFNGMDSIVRQIELKPVGDGTYHLVSQPLEALSQMADSTVSYQQIDVNGSETLPFTGNSYELDADITWSEIKNVGLRLRESSDKNRHVDVGVSVKGGYTYVNRAYTGHPDKSEENLESTAPFDVSKKKVHLKIFVDKTSVEVFIDDGTIVYSSLIFPELNDQGITLFSEGGTAIFRNIVIKPFYKTLLTS, translated from the coding sequence ATGTTCACTATAGGATTAGCAGCTCATTACTCCGGAAGGGACCACAACCCGAAGGAAGTTCCCGCTTCCCATCCAAATTTGACCTATCGGGCCAACTATCATTTCACAGCGCCCGACAAGTGGAAAAACGACCCCCAAAGGCCGATTTATTTTGATGGAGCATACCATTACTATTATCTTTATAACCGTGATTATCCCACGGGGAATGGCACCGAATGGCGGCATGCGACATCCGTAGATCTGGTGCATTGGACAGATGAAGGGGTCGCTATCCCCAAATATACGAATCCAAATGGCGATCCCTGGTCAGGGTCAGTCATTGTGGACGAGACAGGCACCGCAGGCTTCGGAAAAGGGGCTCTTGTCGCGATTGTGACTCAGCCCTCCGCTGGCAGCGGACAGCAGGAACAATATTTATGGTATAGTACCGACCGGGGACAAACATTTACAGCCTACAGCAGCAGACCCGTTCTGCCGAATCCGGGAACACCTGATTTTAGAGACCCCAAAATCATCTGGGATGACTTCTCCCGCAAATGGATCATGACCTTGGCGGAAGGCACAAAAATAGGGTTTTATGAGTCTCCGAACTTAAAAGATTGGCACTATACAAGCGGTTTCGTAACGGAGAATATCGGACTCGTAGAATGTCCCGATCTGTACCGGATGCGTGCGGACGACGGAACCTATAAATGGGTGCTTGGCGTCAGTGCCAACGGCAAATCATCAGGAAAGCCAAATACCTACGCCTACTGGACCGGAGACTTTGACGGAAAGGCATTTCACCCCGATCTCCAGGAACCACTGTGGCTGGATTACGGCTATGATTGGTACGGTGCCGTAACATTTGAAGATGGGATCAGCAGGGATCAAACTAGTCATCGTTACGCTTTAGCCTGGATGAACAATTGGGATTATGCCCATAATACACCGACACTGCGGGAAGGCTTCAACGGTATGGACTCGATTGTTCGTCAAATTGAACTTAAACCGGTAGGCGATGGCACTTATCATCTTGTTTCGCAACCGCTTGAAGCCTTAAGTCAAATGGCGGATTCAACGGTTTCATATCAACAAATCGATGTAAATGGCTCTGAAACGCTTCCTTTCACAGGAAATTCGTACGAGCTTGACGCCGATATCACTTGGTCAGAGATCAAGAATGTGGGACTCAGACTTCGGGAATCATCCGATAAAAACCGTCATGTTGATGTTGGAGTTTCTGTAAAAGGCGGGTACACTTATGTCAATCGGGCCTATACGGGGCACCCCGACAAAAGCGAGGAAAATCTGGAAAGCACGGCTCCCTTCGATGTAAGCAAGAAGAAAGTTCATCTGAAGATTTTTGTCGATAAAACGAGCGTCGAAGTCTTTATTGATGATGGAACCATAGTGTATTCCAGTCTCATTTTCCCTGAATTAAACGATCAAGGAATCACCCTGTTCTCCGAGGGCGGCACAGCGATTTTTAGAAATATTGTGATCAAGCCGTTCTACAAAACGCTACTGACATCTTGA
- a CDS encoding sugar phosphate isomerase/epimerase family protein, with the protein MEDKGAFSFSTCWNIKRHTVGSGMLEEIRNLGFRRVELNYNVTKEMLTTIEPMIERGEIGISSVHNTFPHVPDPDYGTDSVLLGFENEEKRQRAIELLVGSAEYAQRYGGEAVVVHPGEVPFPNDISKELEQIYSGQGRDSEAYRSKWAELMERREAYSSSYVQTIIESLDEVCNRAASKGLNVRFGIETRSKPQQIPTLAEAKTIIRALKGAPVGIWYDTGHAIMMDRLGLYDSVGEMEGLMDDIVGVHIHETIGLSDHWCPYVNSKNMDFYDAYLPMIERAQVKVYELKAACKPEEIHESHRLLAAKLAGRG; encoded by the coding sequence ATGGAGGACAAAGGAGCATTCTCATTCTCAACTTGCTGGAATATTAAGCGCCATACTGTCGGCAGCGGGATGCTGGAGGAAATCCGCAATCTGGGCTTTCGCCGGGTGGAACTGAACTACAATGTGACTAAGGAAATGCTGACCACCATCGAGCCGATGATCGAGCGGGGAGAGATTGGAATATCCAGTGTTCACAACACCTTTCCCCATGTCCCGGACCCCGATTACGGCACCGATTCTGTGCTGCTCGGCTTCGAGAATGAGGAGAAGCGGCAGCGGGCGATTGAGCTGCTGGTCGGCTCAGCCGAATACGCCCAGCGTTATGGTGGCGAGGCTGTTGTTGTGCATCCTGGTGAAGTACCTTTTCCTAATGATATCAGCAAAGAGCTGGAGCAAATCTACAGCGGACAGGGCAGAGATTCGGAAGCTTACCGCAGCAAATGGGCGGAGCTGATGGAGCGGCGGGAAGCCTACAGCTCCAGTTATGTGCAGACAATTATCGAAAGCCTGGATGAAGTATGCAACCGGGCCGCTTCTAAGGGCTTAAACGTCCGCTTTGGCATCGAAACACGCTCCAAGCCACAGCAGATTCCGACGCTCGCGGAAGCCAAGACGATTATCAGAGCGCTAAAGGGTGCCCCTGTGGGCATATGGTATGATACCGGTCATGCTATTATGATGGACCGTCTGGGTCTGTACGACAGTGTGGGAGAAATGGAAGGTCTGATGGATGATATTGTGGGCGTCCACATTCATGAGACCATCGGTCTCTCCGACCACTGGTGCCCCTATGTGAACAGCAAGAATATGGATTTCTATGATGCCTATTTACCGATGATTGAGCGGGCACAGGTCAAGGTGTATGAGCTGAAGGCGGCCTGTAAGCCGGAAGAAATCCATGAAAGTCATCGCCTGCTTGCTGCCAAGCTGGCGGGCAGAGGATAG
- a CDS encoding carbohydrate ABC transporter permease, which translates to MSERTSNRIFDIVNIVFVALFVLFCLAPFLHVIAVSLSSNRAITSGEVTIFPIEVNWDAYIKVFSDNAMIRSLIFTIVLTFATTVLCMLFTIAASYPLTKTNLKGRKFFMYVIIITMFFSGGIIPEYLLIRDLHMLNSVWSLILPGLVSPFNLIILISFFNNIPPSLEESAEIDGSSHFYTLMKIVLPLSMPVMATLSLFYAVGRWNGFQDSLMYINNPDLYPLQLKLFQMVQNNMVSELTQMEGANRTALTPESLKAATVIFATVPILAVYPWLQKYFVSGVMLGAVKG; encoded by the coding sequence ATGAGTGAACGTACCTCAAACCGGATATTCGATATCGTCAATATTGTGTTTGTTGCCTTGTTCGTTTTGTTCTGTCTGGCTCCGTTTTTACATGTGATTGCGGTGTCGCTCAGTTCCAACCGGGCAATCACTTCCGGAGAAGTAACGATTTTTCCCATTGAAGTGAACTGGGATGCCTACATTAAAGTTTTTTCTGATAATGCGATGATTCGCTCGCTCATCTTCACCATTGTGCTTACGTTTGCTACAACGGTGTTATGTATGCTCTTCACGATCGCAGCAAGCTATCCGCTGACCAAAACTAATCTGAAGGGCCGCAAATTCTTCATGTATGTAATCATCATTACCATGTTCTTCAGCGGTGGCATCATTCCCGAGTATTTGCTGATCCGTGACCTGCACATGCTCAATTCGGTCTGGTCGCTTATTCTGCCCGGATTGGTCAGTCCCTTTAACCTGATTATTCTCATTTCTTTCTTCAATAATATCCCTCCCAGCCTGGAGGAGTCGGCCGAAATCGACGGCAGCTCCCATTTCTATACACTCATGAAAATTGTATTGCCGTTATCCATGCCGGTTATGGCTACACTGTCCCTCTTCTATGCGGTCGGAAGGTGGAACGGCTTCCAGGATTCCCTGATGTATATCAATAATCCGGACCTGTATCCGCTCCAGCTTAAGCTGTTCCAGATGGTGCAGAACAATATGGTATCTGAACTGACACAGATGGAAGGAGCTAACCGGACCGCGCTGACACCGGAGAGCCTTAAGGCGGCCACCGTCATCTTCGCCACGGTACCGATCCTTGCCGTCTATCCATGGCTGCAGAAATATTTCGTCAGCGGCGTCATGCTTGGTGCTGTCAAAGGCTGA
- a CDS encoding ABC transporter permease, with product MSKATYFRRYWQLYALLSLPIIYFLIFRYGPMYGVQIAFKDFNLFKGIGGSEWIGFDAFREVFGMREFYTTLRNTFMLNFLDLLVSFPAPIILAIMLYEIKSVWFKKISQTILYIPHFISWVIIGGIVYQLFGNQSGMVNGVLEGMGLNPIPFLTEKNPWLITYLFTGIWQSAGWGTILYLAALTGVNKELFEAAEVDGATRLKKIRYITLPSIKPTIVTLLILNIGKMVTIGFDRPYIIGNTAVREYSDVLSTFVYRIGMESGQYTLATVVGLFQAVVGLVFILGSNYISKKVTGDGIL from the coding sequence TTGAGCAAAGCGACATACTTTAGACGGTATTGGCAACTATACGCGCTGCTATCGCTGCCTATTATATATTTCCTGATTTTCCGTTATGGTCCAATGTATGGCGTGCAGATTGCCTTTAAGGATTTCAATTTGTTTAAAGGAATCGGAGGCAGTGAGTGGATCGGCTTTGACGCCTTCCGCGAGGTTTTTGGAATGAGGGAGTTCTACACTACCCTGCGCAATACCTTTATGCTCAATTTTCTGGATTTACTCGTCTCCTTCCCGGCTCCAATTATACTGGCTATTATGCTGTATGAAATTAAGTCGGTATGGTTCAAAAAAATATCGCAGACCATCCTGTATATCCCGCACTTTATTTCCTGGGTGATCATCGGGGGGATCGTATATCAATTATTCGGCAACCAGTCCGGTATGGTGAACGGTGTTCTGGAGGGCATGGGACTAAATCCTATTCCATTCTTGACGGAGAAAAACCCGTGGCTGATTACTTATCTGTTCACAGGTATCTGGCAAAGTGCCGGCTGGGGAACCATCCTCTACCTGGCAGCGTTGACCGGTGTCAACAAGGAGCTGTTTGAAGCTGCTGAAGTAGATGGAGCAACCAGGCTCAAGAAGATCCGTTATATTACGCTTCCCAGTATTAAACCAACCATCGTGACGCTGCTTATTCTCAATATTGGAAAAATGGTCACCATCGGCTTTGACCGTCCCTACATTATCGGGAATACAGCGGTACGTGAATATTCCGATGTGCTCAGCACCTTTGTGTACCGGATCGGTATGGAATCCGGGCAATATACGCTGGCTACCGTAGTCGGATTGTTCCAGGCGGTGGTAGGGCTGGTGTTCATCCTTGGCTCCAACTATATTTCGAAAAAAGTGACCGGAGACGGTATTCTATGA
- a CDS encoding extracellular solute-binding protein, with product MTVNVHQGVLKKAIGIGLTAVMGISLLAGCSSNSDNNKANGGAAAEGESAKRVKLKVEVFDRGNSPAPYTITNNYLTKLVQERFGDPNNIDVEFVPIQRSEEITKLNVLMASNTDVPDIVFTYDSSVFYRYAQQGGLTDVGELLNEHGPNLKKFIGEDTLTFGQLEGQQYAIPGKRAITGRYSSYIRQDWLDKLGLPMPTTTDELYTTLKAFKEKDPGNLGSKNIPMGMALAPAQYETLIYSFMKPISGDLTYSQRYELPLHEGFKDALQFLNKLYNEGMVSKDFSLDEDKTQLAKDIQNGNVGYWSEDVDVLFYADGTLDNLYKNVEGSKVLPVDILTNANVDNKHIKSRYASNGMYLMIPKSSKRAVEAIKYLDWMASDNNLINLQNGVEGENYDMEDGIPVVKADVPQEFADRLFNAGDTAIISNGKNIGDQATNEKAWVMGFPERNQEMLKQSIAIANTDTVGPLVFGKPIEAEAQYGNTLNDKLGVIIVKTAMVKPEQFEATYEQEMKDFMSLGGDKLQQELEQALKELPAQ from the coding sequence ATGACAGTGAACGTACACCAAGGAGTTCTGAAGAAGGCAATCGGAATCGGATTGACCGCAGTGATGGGTATTTCCCTGCTGGCAGGGTGTTCCTCCAATTCTGATAATAACAAGGCAAACGGGGGGGCGGCGGCAGAAGGGGAAAGCGCCAAGCGCGTTAAGTTGAAGGTGGAAGTGTTTGACCGCGGCAACAGCCCGGCGCCTTATACCATTACCAACAACTATTTGACTAAACTGGTGCAGGAACGGTTCGGCGATCCGAATAACATTGATGTCGAATTTGTACCCATTCAGCGCTCTGAGGAAATAACGAAGCTGAACGTTTTGATGGCGAGCAATACCGATGTACCTGATATCGTATTTACTTATGATTCCAGCGTATTTTACCGCTACGCCCAGCAGGGCGGCCTGACCGATGTCGGTGAACTGCTCAATGAGCATGGCCCCAACCTGAAGAAATTTATTGGTGAGGATACACTGACATTCGGCCAGCTTGAAGGTCAGCAGTACGCGATCCCGGGTAAACGGGCGATCACAGGCCGCTACAGCTCTTACATCCGCCAAGATTGGCTGGATAAACTGGGTTTGCCTATGCCAACGACGACCGATGAGCTGTATACAACTTTGAAAGCGTTTAAAGAGAAGGATCCGGGCAATCTTGGCAGCAAAAACATCCCGATGGGCATGGCGCTGGCTCCGGCTCAGTATGAAACGCTGATTTATTCCTTCATGAAGCCGATCAGCGGCGATCTGACCTACAGTCAGCGTTATGAGCTGCCGCTTCACGAAGGCTTCAAGGATGCCTTGCAATTTCTGAACAAGCTCTACAACGAAGGAATGGTCAGCAAGGATTTCAGTCTGGACGAGGATAAGACCCAGTTGGCCAAGGATATCCAGAACGGCAATGTAGGCTACTGGTCGGAGGATGTGGATGTCCTGTTCTATGCCGATGGTACCCTGGATAATCTCTACAAAAATGTGGAGGGCAGCAAGGTGCTTCCCGTAGACATCTTAACCAACGCCAACGTTGACAATAAGCATATTAAATCCCGCTATGCCTCCAACGGTATGTACCTCATGATTCCGAAGAGCAGCAAGCGTGCCGTAGAAGCGATTAAGTATCTCGATTGGATGGCCTCGGACAATAATCTGATCAACCTGCAAAACGGAGTCGAAGGTGAGAACTATGACATGGAAGACGGCATTCCGGTAGTCAAAGCAGATGTCCCCCAGGAGTTTGCCGACCGTTTGTTTAACGCCGGTGACACGGCCATTATCTCCAACGGCAAAAACATCGGCGACCAGGCTACCAACGAAAAAGCATGGGTGATGGGCTTCCCTGAACGCAACCAGGAAATGCTGAAGCAATCTATCGCTATCGCCAACACGGATACGGTCGGACCGCTCGTCTTCGGCAAGCCGATTGAAGCGGAAGCGCAATACGGCAACACACTCAATGACAAACTCGGCGTGATTATTGTAAAGACGGCGATGGTCAAGCCGGAGCAATTTGAAGCCACTTACGAGCAGGAAATGAAGGATTTCATGTCTTTGGGTGGAGATAAGCTGCAACAAGAGCTGGAGCAGGCGCTTAAGGAACTACCGGCTCAATAA